In the Nicotiana tabacum cultivar K326 chromosome 16, ASM71507v2, whole genome shotgun sequence genome, one interval contains:
- the LOC107830415 gene encoding cyclic dof factor 1, whose product MSEVKLFGKTIHLPLDDLLDQRNSSAATTSHDDLITSEAELTQIKNRDDFTNSTADEAVEPETSSGISDDPKKEDADKETSSPKATKKEDPSEANVTQEKALKKLDKMLPCPRCNSMETKFCYYNNYNVNQPRHFCKCQRYWTAGGTMRNVPVGSGRRKNKSSPTTGYRHIMVTDALQAARFEAAHGMNLPMLRTNGTVLAFGSDKPLCDPMASILNLAEKSQNSVQNGFNGSEQRTPSACGGKETGNNISSGACSTASNSAHDLAWKNFQAFPPQVHQFPGHPWPYSYNAAPWTSAVPQPNLAPPRFPVPFYPAPPYWGCTVASPWNVPWVSPPSSSPDCSVLSATPTSPTLGKHSRDERTLNPSNSEKEEPLQDIDGERSVLIPKTLRVDDPYEAAKSSIWSTLGIQNEKNDSTNGARLFKAFNSKVDDQRNHESDASLVLQANPAALSRSLNFQEST is encoded by the exons atgTCGGAAGTTAAATTATTTGGAAAGACAATTCATTTGCCACTTGATGATCTTCTTGATCAACGAAACTCTTCTGCTGCCACTACTTCACATGACGATCTG ATCACATCCGAAGCAGAGCTTACACAGATTAAAAACAGAGATGATTTTACCAATTCAACTGCAGACGAGGCGGTTGAACCAGAAACATCATCTGGTATAAGTGATGACCCCAAGAAGGAGGATGCCGATAAAGAAACATCGTCCCCAAAAGCTACCAAGAAAGAAGACCCGAGTGAGGCCAATGTCACTCAGGAGAAGGCACTGAAAAAGCTAGACAAAATGCTTCCATGTCCGCGGTGTAATAGCATGGAAACCAAGTTTTGCTACTATAACAATTACAACGTCAATCAGCCCCGTCATTTTTGCAAGTGTCAGAGATATTGGACAGCTGGAGGAACGATGAGAAATGTGCCTGTAGGTTCTGGTCGCCGCAAGAACAAAAGTTCTCCCACCACAGGTTACCGTCATATAATGGTGACGGATGCCCTTCAAGCAGCCCGGTTTGAAGCTGCACATGGGATGAACCTTCCTATGCTCCGCACAAATGGAACTGTCCTTGCATTTGGATCGGATAAACCCCTTTGTGATCCTATGGCTTCTATATTGAACCTTGCTGAGAAATCACAGAACTCTGTGCAGAACGGATTTAATGGATCTGAACAAAGAACGCCTTCTGCTTGTGGCGGGAAAGAAACTGGAAACAATATATCAAGCGGGGCTTGTAGCACAGCCTCAAATTCAGCACACGATTTAGCGTGGAAGAATTTTCAGGCCTTTCCTCCCCAAGTACATCAATTTCCAGGGCATCCTTGGCCTTATTCATATAATGCTGCTCCGTGGACGTCTGCAGTGCCACAACCTAACCTTGCTCCTCCGCGGTTTCCAGTACCATTTTACCCTGCACCTCCCTACTGGGGTTGTACTGTAGCAAGTCCTTGGAATGTCCCGTGGGTATCTCCACCATCCTCTTCTCCTGATTGTTCAGTCCTTAGCGCCACTCCTACTTCTCCAACCCTAGGAAAACATTCTCGGGATGAACGCACGCTTAAtccatcaaactcggagaaagaagAGCCTTTGCAGGACATAGATGGAGAGAGAAGTGTACTGATTCCTAAGACGTTGAGAGTTGATGATCCATATGAAGCAGCTAAGAGCTCTATATGGTCTACACTAGGTATTCAGAACGAGAAGAATGATTCAACCAATGGCGCAAGGCTCTTCAAGGCGTTTAACTCTAAAGTTGATGATCAGAGAAACCATGAATCTGATGCTTCTCTGGTCCTACAAGCTAACCCTGCAGCCTTGTCTAGATCGCTTAATTTCCAGGAGAGCACGTAA